The region AATCTTCGCTGTGATCGGTACCCGGGCGGAGCGCACGCGGCGGTCCTGACGGGCATAACCGAAGTAGGGGATCACGGCGGTGATGCGACCAGCGGAAGAGCGGCGCAGGGCATCAGCCATGACCAGCACTTCCATCAGGTTGTTGTTGGTGGGGTGGCAGGTGGATTGGACGATGAAGACGTCCTTGCCGCGCACGTTTTCCTGGATCTCGACGGCGACTTCCCCGTCGCTGAAGGTGCCGACATCGGCTGCGCCCAGGGGAATGTTCAGTTGCCGGGTCATGGCTTGCGCCAATTCCGGATTAGCGTTGCCGGTAAAGACCACGAGTTTGGACACGGGCGCCCCCAAGGTATAGGTCACTGGTGGGCCTGGGTTGAGGCCCTTGATCCTGTGATTCGCGTAAGTGTACGAGAAGGAAGATGGCTGGGGTACCAGGACTCGAACCTGGGAATGACGGGATCAAAACCCGTTGCCTTACCAACTTGGCGATACCCCAACACTAACCGTTGTGTCACCTTCGAAGCTCAACCTTTGTCTTCAAGCACCCGGTGAAGGGGCGAAGTGTTGCAGCTCCGTGCGACGAAACCTGACCAGCGCGGTGGCAAGTGGGCGAGTAATTTAGCGCCTTTTTGCCAATTTGCAACCGTTGCGTAAACACAAGCTCCGGTGCCGGTCATGCGGCCTGTGCCGACATGCCTCTCAAGCCAGCCCAACGCCTCATCTACCTCGGCAAACAGCCTTCTGGCAACGGGCTCACAGTCGTTTCCGAGCTGTGTTTCGGGGGCTGCCCCGAGAACGGCCTGCACTGTAATGGGGGGGGTGTTCCTTGTCAATTCCCGGTCGCAAAATATTTCCTGAGTGGACACAAAAACACCAGGAAAAACCACCAGATACCATTGTTCAGGCACGTCTACTGACGTCAGTTGCTCGCCGACACCTTCGGCAAACGCACTGTGGCCACGCACGAATACGGGCACGTCAGCACCCAGTTCGAGACCCAACTGCGCCAAGGTGTCGAGTGACAGTCCCAGCTCCCACAGCCGGTTCAAACCCAGCAGCGCGGTGGCGGCGTCGCTGGAGCCGCCACCAAGACCGCCGCCGGCCGGTAGCCGTTTGGTGACGTAAATGTGAGCACCCTGGCGAGTGCCGGTGTGAGCCTGCAGCAGCTTCGCCGCCCGGTAGACCAGATTGTCGGTCATGGCGCCGGGCAGGCCGGGGCAGTGCACTTGCAGGTCATTGGCCGGCTGCAAGTGCAAGGTGTCGCCATGTTCGAGCAGGACGAATAGGGTTTGCAGCAGGTGGTAGCCGTCATCGCGACGACCGTTGATGTGCAGGAACAGGTTGAGCTTCGCTGGCGCCGGCAAGGTTAACGTCATGACAGTGGCACCCAGCGGTGGATCAGCAGTGTGAAGCGGTCGCTGCCGCGCTCCGCCCGGACCCGATGTGGCAGCACCAAGTGGC is a window of Alcanivorax sp. REN37 DNA encoding:
- the ispE gene encoding 4-(cytidine 5'-diphospho)-2-C-methyl-D-erythritol kinase, whose amino-acid sequence is MTLTLPAPAKLNLFLHINGRRDDGYHLLQTLFVLLEHGDTLHLQPANDLQVHCPGLPGAMTDNLVYRAAKLLQAHTGTRQGAHIYVTKRLPAGGGLGGGSSDAATALLGLNRLWELGLSLDTLAQLGLELGADVPVFVRGHSAFAEGVGEQLTSVDVPEQWYLVVFPGVFVSTQEIFCDRELTRNTPPITVQAVLGAAPETQLGNDCEPVARRLFAEVDEALGWLERHVGTGRMTGTGACVYATVANWQKGAKLLAHLPPRWSGFVARSCNTSPLHRVLEDKG